One genomic region from Enoplosus armatus isolate fEnoArm2 chromosome 17, fEnoArm2.hap1, whole genome shotgun sequence encodes:
- the slc17a7a gene encoding solute carrier family 17 member 7a — MEIRPDRFKAVAGKTLGKIHRLIEKRQPNGETIELSAEGRPELVEEKEMPVVDCTCFGLPRRYIIAILSGLGFCISFGIRCNLGVAIVSMVNDHTVYKGNKEVLVAAQFTWDPETVGMIHGSFFWGYIVTQIPGGFICRKFAANRVFGFAIVATSTLNMLIPTAARCHYSCVILVRICQGLVEGVSYPACHGIWAKWAPPLERSRLATTAFCGSYAGAVVAMPLAGILVQYTGWPSVFYVYGSFGIFWYLFWILVSYESPAAHPTITPEERKYIEDAIGESATFLNPLHKFKTPWRHFFTSMPVYAIIVANFCRSWTFYLLLISQPAYFEEVFGFEISKVGMVSALPHLVMTIIVPIGGQLADYLRTHNLMSTTNVRKLMNCGGFGMEATLLLVVGYSHSKGVAISFLVLAVGFSGFAISGFNVNHLDIAPRYASILMGISNGVGTLSGMVCPLIVGAMTKHKTRDEWQYVFLIAALVHYGGVIFYGLFASGEKQAWADIEDTSEEKCGIINEDELANETEELYHGGGQYGAMSQPVVGSNGGGAGGGGAGPGWVSDWDKSEEYVQPPGYNSYMYGGEEERELT, encoded by the exons GCTGATTGAGAAGCGGCAGCCCAATGGAGAAACCATTGAGTTATCAGCGGAGGGCCGTCCtgagctggtggaggagaaggagatgcCGGTGGTGGACTGTACCTGCTTTGGCTTGCCGAGGCGGTACATCATCGCCATCCTATCTGGCTTGGGATTCTGCATCTCTTTTGGCATCCGGTGCAACCTGGGTGTGGCCATTGTAAGCATGGTCAATGACCATACTGTCTACAAGGGCAACAAGGAAGTACTTGTG GCTGCACAGTTCACCTGGGACCCTGAGACTGTGGGGATGATCCACGGCTCCTTCTTCTGGGGCTACATCGTCACACAGATCCCGGGTGGCTTTATATGTCGGAAATTTGCAGCCAACAG agtGTTTGGCTTTGCCATAGTGGCCACATCCACCCTCAACATGCTGATTCCAACTGCTGCTCGCTGCCATTACAGCTGCGTCATACTTGTCAGGATATGCCAGGGCCTTGTTGAG GGTGTATCATATCCAGCCTGCCACGGGATCTGGGCCAAGTGGGCGCCTCCTCTTGAGAGAAGTCGATTAGCCACAACAGCCTTTTGTG GATCCTATGCGGGGGCGGTGGTGGCCATGCCTTTAGCTGGGATACTGGTGCAATACACTGGGTGGCCTTCAGTATTCTATGTCTATG gCAGCTTTGGGATATTCTGGTATTTGTTCTGGATTCTGGTGTCGTATGAGAGTCCCGCAGCCCATCCCACCATCAcaccagaggagaggaagtaCATTGAAGATGCAATCGGAGAGTCTGCGACATTTCTTAATCCTCTCCAT AAATTTAAAACCCCATGGAGACACTTCTTCACCTCCATGCCAGTCTATGCCATCATTGTGGCCAACTTCTGCAGGAGCTGGACCTTCTACCTGCTGCTCATCAGCCAGCCGGCCTACTTTGAAGAAGTCTTTGGCTTTGAGATCAGCAAG GTGGGCATGGTGTCAGCTTTGCCCCATCTGGTGATGACAATCATCGTGCCTATAGGAGGACAGTTGGCAGACTACCTAAGAACCCACAACCTGATGTCCACCACCAATGTCAGGAAGCTCATGAACTGTGGAG GTTTTGGAATGGAGGCCACCCTCCTGCTGGTGGTGGGATACTCGCACTCAAAAGGTGTTGCCATTTCCTTCTTGGTCCTCGCTGTGGGTTTCAGTGGATTTGCTATCTCAG GGTTTAATGTCAATCACTTGGATATCGCCCCTCGATATGCCAGCATACTGATGGGCATCTCAAATGGGGTGGGAACATTATCTGGAATGGTGTGTCCTCTCATAGTGGGGGCCATGACCAAACACAAG ACACGTGACGAGTGGCAGTATGTCTTCCTTATAGCTGCCCTCGTTCATTATGGAGGAGTGATTTTCTATG GACTCTTCGCATCAGGAGAAAAGCAGGCTTGGGCGGACATAGAGGACACCAGCGAGGAGAAGTGTGGTATCATCAATGAGGATGAACTGGCCAATGAGACAGAGGAGCTCTACCACGGAGGCGGGCAGTATGGGGCCATGAGCCAACCAGTTGTTGGTTCTAACGGAGGAGgtgccggaggaggaggagccggGCCTGGATGGGTGTCGGACTGGGATAAGTCTGAGGAGTATGTGCAGCCGCCTGGATACAACTCTTATATGTAcgggggagaagaggagagggagctgaCATAG
- the LOC139300551 gene encoding GTPase KRas: MTEYKLVVVGAGGVGKSALTIQLIQNHFVDEYDPTIEDSYRKQVVIDGETCLLDILDTAGQEEYSAMRDQYMRTGEGFLCVFAINNIKSFEDVHLYREQINRVKDSDSVPMVLVGNKSDLSTRTVETRQAQELARNYGVPFVETSAKTRQGVEEAFYSLVREIRRYKETNRSNKKSKKNNQRRCIIL, encoded by the exons ATGACCGAGTACAAACTTGTGGTGGTCGGAGCAGGAGGTGTGGGAAAGAGCGCTCTCACCATCCAGCTCATCCAGAACCACTTCGTTGATGAATATGATCCAACAATCGAG GACTCGTACAGAAAACAGGTGGTGATCGATGGAGAGACCTGTCTGTTGGACATCCTGGACACTGCAGGTCAGGAGGAGTACAGCGCCATGAGGGACCAGTATATGAGGACAGGAGAGggcttcctctgtgtgtttgccatCAACAACATCAAGTCCTTTGAGGACGTTCACCTCTACAG AGAGCAGATCAACAGGGTGAAGGACAGTGACAGTGTTCCCATGGTGCTGGTGGGGAATAAGAGCGACCTGAGTACCCGCACGGTGGAGACGCGGCAGGCTCAGGAGCTGGCACGAAACTACGGAGTGCCGTTTGTCGAGACTTCTGCCAAAACCAGACAG GGTGTGGAGGAGGCTTTCTATTCGCTAGTACGGGAGATTAGAAGATATAAAGAGACCAACCGCAGCAACAAGAAGAGTAAGAAGAATAATCAGAGACGTTGCATAATACTATag